A genomic window from Providencia alcalifaciens includes:
- the nrdR gene encoding transcriptional regulator NrdR, which yields MHCPFCSAVDTKVIDSRLVGEGSQVRRRRQCLVCHERFTTFEVAELVMPRVIKSDDIREPFDEEKLNRGMLKALEKRPVSSDAIDQAIISIKSHLRATGEREVPSKLIGNLVMDELKKLDKVAYIRFASVYRSFEDVREFGEEIAKLQD from the coding sequence ATGCATTGCCCATTTTGCTCAGCTGTAGATACGAAAGTGATTGACTCGCGTCTGGTTGGTGAAGGCTCACAAGTGCGCAGGCGCCGCCAGTGTTTGGTTTGCCATGAACGCTTCACCACTTTTGAAGTGGCGGAACTTGTTATGCCTCGGGTAATTAAAAGTGACGACATTCGCGAGCCTTTCGATGAAGAAAAGCTCAACAGAGGCATGTTGAAAGCCTTAGAAAAGCGCCCTGTCAGTTCTGATGCTATCGATCAAGCCATAATTTCTATTAAATCTCACCTACGAGCGACTGGCGAGCGTGAAGTTCCCTCTAAGTTGATTGGTAATTTGGTGATGGATGAACTCAAAAAACTCGATAAAGTGGCTTACATTCGCTTTGCCTCGGTCTATCGTAGTTTTGAAGATGTACGTGAATTTGGCGAAGAAATTGCCAAGTTACAGGATTAA
- a CDS encoding ACP phosphodiesterase, with amino-acid sequence MNYLAHLHLAHLAKSSLLGNMMADYVRGNPAGTYSPEIVAGIRMHRAVDRITDTHLLVKQARHLFREEYRRVAPITLDLVWDHFLSRHWERLVPSHSLSDFVHFARQTIEPDLCHTPEKFQELNEYLWSQQWLTRYAEKEYIGKSLNGMARRRPKLAALSGSFDDFLLNYLELEHIFFQFYPQMIEAAKQQLFAQEFTLRASE; translated from the coding sequence ATGAACTATCTTGCTCATCTTCATCTTGCCCATCTTGCCAAAAGCTCCCTATTGGGAAACATGATGGCGGACTATGTACGCGGTAATCCTGCGGGGACTTATTCTCCTGAAATTGTTGCAGGGATCCGCATGCACAGAGCCGTAGATAGAATCACAGATACCCATCTGTTGGTGAAACAAGCTCGCCATCTATTTCGCGAGGAATACCGCCGAGTGGCGCCTATCACCCTAGATTTAGTTTGGGATCATTTTCTTTCTCGGCATTGGGAGCGTCTCGTTCCCTCACATTCACTCTCTGATTTTGTGCATTTTGCCAGGCAAACCATTGAACCCGATCTGTGTCATACTCCTGAAAAATTTCAGGAGTTAAATGAGTATCTCTGGTCTCAACAATGGCTGACACGATACGCAGAAAAAGAGTACATCGGTAAGTCACTTAATGGCATGGCAAGGCGCCGTCCAAAACTCGCCGCTCTCAGTGGCTCATTTGATGATTTTCTGCTTAATTATCTAGAGCTTGAACATATTTTCTTTCAGTTTTATCCACAAATGATTGAAGCGGCAAAACAGCAACTTTTTGCCCAAGAGTTCACATTACGTGCATCCGAATAA
- the ribE gene encoding 6,7-dimethyl-8-ribityllumazine synthase, with protein sequence MNVIKGVVAAPKARVAIAIARFNNFINDSLLDGAVDALERIGQVAQDNITVVWVPGAYELPLTVKALVETKKYDAVIALGTVIRGGTAHFEFVAGECSSGLSHVALNSEVPVTFGVLTTENIEQAIERAGTKAGNKGAEAALTALEMINVIKAVKGK encoded by the coding sequence ATGAACGTAATCAAAGGTGTTGTTGCTGCGCCAAAAGCGCGTGTTGCTATCGCTATCGCTCGTTTTAACAACTTTATTAATGATAGCCTGCTGGACGGTGCTGTTGACGCGTTAGAGCGTATTGGCCAAGTTGCTCAAGATAACATCACCGTTGTTTGGGTACCAGGTGCTTATGAGTTACCACTGACTGTGAAAGCACTGGTTGAAACCAAAAAATATGATGCAGTTATCGCATTAGGTACTGTTATTCGTGGCGGTACTGCCCACTTTGAATTTGTTGCGGGTGAGTGCAGCTCAGGTCTGTCTCATGTTGCATTAAATAGCGAAGTTCCTGTGACTTTCGGTGTATTAACCACTGAAAATATCGAGCAAGCCATTGAGCGTGCAGGTACTAAAGCAGGTAACAAAGGTGCAGAAGCTGCACTGACCGCTCTCGAAATGATTAATGTGATTAAAGCTGTAAAAGGCAAATAA
- the queA gene encoding tRNA preQ1(34) S-adenosylmethionine ribosyltransferase-isomerase QueA, whose product MRVSDFTFELPEELIAHYPQAERSSCRLLGLDGATGQLTHGVFTDILEKLEPGDLLVFNNTRVIPARLFGRKASGGKIEVLIERMLDEHRVLAHVRASKAPKEGAALLLGEDESVNATMVARHGALFELRFDDARDVLSILNQIGHMPLPPYIDRPDEESDKELYQTVYSQRPGAVAAPTAGLHFDEPLLEALRQKGVEMAFVTLHVGAGTFQPVRVDSIEDHIMHSEYAEVPQEVVDAVLACKARGNRVIAVGTTSVRSLESAAKATENALIAPFFDDTQIFIYPGYEYQVIDALITNFHLPESTLIMLVSAFAGYQNTMQAYKEAVEQKYRFFSYGDAMFITPNANARFEQVGSAEQE is encoded by the coding sequence ATGCGTGTATCCGATTTTACTTTTGAATTACCAGAAGAACTTATTGCCCACTATCCTCAGGCTGAGCGTAGCTCATGTCGCTTACTTGGTCTTGATGGTGCCACGGGACAGCTCACGCATGGTGTGTTTACCGATATTCTTGAAAAATTGGAGCCAGGGGATTTACTGGTGTTTAACAACACTCGCGTGATCCCTGCTAGATTGTTCGGTCGTAAAGCTAGCGGCGGTAAAATTGAGGTTTTGATTGAGCGTATGCTCGATGAACATCGTGTTTTGGCTCATGTTAGAGCCTCTAAAGCACCGAAAGAAGGTGCAGCGCTGCTACTGGGTGAAGATGAAAGTGTGAATGCGACGATGGTCGCTCGTCACGGCGCATTGTTTGAGTTGCGCTTTGATGATGCACGCGATGTATTAAGCATTCTTAACCAAATTGGGCACATGCCATTACCTCCGTATATCGACCGTCCAGATGAAGAGTCAGATAAAGAGCTGTATCAAACCGTGTATAGCCAGCGTCCAGGCGCGGTTGCTGCACCCACAGCGGGTTTACACTTTGATGAGCCTTTATTAGAAGCATTACGCCAAAAAGGCGTTGAGATGGCATTTGTAACACTGCATGTAGGGGCGGGAACGTTCCAACCAGTGCGCGTTGATTCCATTGAAGACCATATTATGCACTCTGAATATGCAGAGGTTCCGCAAGAGGTGGTCGATGCAGTGCTGGCGTGTAAAGCGCGTGGAAATCGTGTGATTGCGGTGGGAACAACGTCTGTTCGTTCACTCGAAAGTGCGGCGAAAGCCACCGAAAATGCTTTAATTGCTCCATTTTTTGACGATACCCAGATATTTATTTATCCGGGTTATGAATATCAAGTGATTGATGCCTTAATCACTAACTTCCACTTACCAGAATCCACATTAATTATGCTGGTCTCTGCGTTTGCGGGATACCAAAACACCATGCAAGCCTATAAAGAAGCCGTTGAGCAAAAATACCGTTTCTTTAGTTATGGTGATGCCATGTTTATTACGCCAAATGCCAATGCTCGTTTTGAGCAAGTTGGCTCGGCAGAACAAGAATAA
- the secD gene encoding protein translocase subunit SecD produces MLNRYPLWKYLMLITAILIGLLYALPNLYGEDPAVQITGVRGTAANEQTLIQVQKALETDKIESKSVALENGAILARFNNSDVQLRAREVIMNALGDQYVVALNLAPATPKWLEALGGEPMKLGLDLRGGVHFLMEVDMDTALGKLQEQNMDGLRNDLRQAGIAYSSIRKGSDYSVEVRFRNADDRSLAEKTLARKYPDLVFSDGSDNTMIAVMTDERLREARNYAVSQNITIIRNRVNQLGVAEPLVQRQGADRIVVELPGIQDTARAKEILGATATLEFRLVNTGVDSAAAESGRIPGDSELKSDRNGVPYVLYKRVVLTGDHITDSTSETDENGYPQVSISLDSAGGSIMSDFTRDNQDKLMATLFVEYKDSGKKDAAGRAILVKDEKVINAARIQARFGSKFRITGIDNANEARQLSLLLRAGALIAPIQIVEERTIGPTLGMQNIEQGLKACIAGLLASILFMIIYYRKFGLIASSALMANLVMIVGVMSLLPGATLTMPGIAGIVLTLAVAVDANVLINERIKEELRNGRSVQQAIHEGYKGAFSSITDANLTTLITAIILYAVGTGSIKGFAITTAIGVATSMFTAIVGTRAIVNLLYGGKRINKLSI; encoded by the coding sequence GTGCTAAACCGTTATCCTTTATGGAAGTATCTGATGTTGATCACAGCGATCCTCATCGGTTTGCTGTATGCACTTCCAAACCTATATGGTGAGGATCCGGCTGTTCAGATCACTGGCGTGCGGGGAACCGCCGCCAATGAACAAACGCTGATCCAAGTCCAAAAAGCTTTAGAAACAGACAAAATTGAGAGTAAATCTGTTGCTCTCGAAAATGGGGCAATTTTAGCCCGTTTCAACAACTCTGACGTTCAGTTACGTGCTCGTGAAGTCATCATGAATGCACTGGGTGACCAGTATGTTGTTGCATTAAACCTTGCACCTGCTACACCAAAATGGCTTGAAGCTCTTGGTGGTGAACCGATGAAGCTGGGTCTGGATTTACGTGGTGGGGTTCACTTCCTGATGGAAGTTGATATGGACACTGCATTAGGTAAATTGCAGGAACAAAACATGGATGGTTTGCGTAATGACTTGCGCCAAGCTGGTATTGCGTACTCTTCTATTCGTAAAGGCAGTGATTACAGCGTCGAAGTTCGCTTCCGTAACGCTGACGATCGCAGTCTTGCTGAGAAAACACTGGCGCGTAAATACCCAGACTTAGTGTTTTCTGATGGCAGCGATAACACCATGATTGCTGTTATGACTGATGAGCGCTTACGTGAAGCGCGTAACTATGCCGTCTCTCAAAACATCACGATCATCCGTAACCGTGTTAACCAATTAGGTGTTGCTGAACCACTGGTTCAACGCCAAGGTGCGGACCGCATTGTTGTTGAATTACCAGGTATCCAAGATACTGCGCGTGCAAAAGAAATCTTAGGTGCAACTGCAACCTTAGAATTCCGCTTAGTAAATACTGGCGTAGATAGCGCAGCGGCAGAAAGTGGACGAATTCCAGGTGACTCAGAGCTTAAATCTGACCGTAATGGCGTGCCTTATGTTCTGTATAAGCGTGTTGTCTTAACAGGCGACCATATCACTGATTCTACATCTGAAACCGATGAAAATGGTTATCCTCAAGTGAGTATTAGCCTTGATAGTGCCGGTGGCTCAATCATGTCTGACTTTACTCGTGACAACCAAGACAAGCTGATGGCAACCCTGTTTGTTGAATACAAAGACAGCGGTAAAAAAGATGCAGCAGGTCGTGCGATTCTAGTTAAAGATGAAAAAGTGATTAACGCCGCGCGTATTCAAGCTCGTTTCGGTAGCAAATTCCGTATTACGGGAATTGATAACGCGAACGAAGCGCGTCAATTATCTTTACTGCTGCGTGCGGGTGCATTGATTGCGCCAATCCAAATTGTTGAAGAGCGAACTATCGGTCCAACATTGGGTATGCAAAACATTGAGCAAGGTCTGAAAGCATGTATTGCTGGCCTGTTAGCCTCTATCCTGTTTATGATTATTTACTATCGTAAATTTGGACTGATCGCGAGTAGCGCTCTGATGGCAAACTTGGTGATGATTGTTGGTGTTATGTCCCTATTACCGGGAGCAACATTAACCATGCCAGGTATTGCGGGTATTGTCTTAACCCTTGCAGTTGCTGTCGATGCTAACGTTCTGATAAACGAACGTATCAAAGAAGAACTACGCAATGGACGCTCTGTGCAACAAGCGATCCACGAAGGGTATAAAGGCGCCTTCTCAAGTATTACTGACGCAAACTTAACGACCTTAATCACCGCAATTATTCTGTATGCAGTGGGTACGGGTTCGATTAAAGGCTTTGCGATTACGACAGCGATTGGTGTCGCAACCTCTATGTTTACAGCTATTGTAGGTACACGTGCTATCGTGAACCTGCTATACGGTGGTAAACGTATTAACAAGCTGTCAATTTAA
- the yajC gene encoding preprotein translocase subunit YajC, with translation MSFLISEAAASAGAPAQGSPYSLIIMLVVFALIFYFMILRPQQKRAKDHRKLMESIAKGDEVLTTGGLIGRVTKVSETGYVVLELSENTEVTIKRDFVAAVLPKGTMKAI, from the coding sequence ATGAGTTTTTTAATTTCTGAAGCTGCGGCATCTGCAGGCGCACCAGCACAAGGTAGCCCATATTCACTGATTATCATGCTGGTTGTTTTCGCACTGATTTTCTATTTCATGATCCTGCGTCCACAACAAAAACGTGCTAAAGACCACCGCAAGCTGATGGAATCCATTGCAAAAGGTGATGAAGTTTTAACCACTGGTGGTTTAATCGGTCGTGTGACTAAAGTGTCTGAAACAGGTTATGTTGTTCTTGAACTGAGTGAGAACACTGAAGTAACTATCAAACGTGATTTCGTTGCTGCTGTTCTACCTAAAGGCACAATGAAAGCAATCTAA
- a CDS encoding peroxiredoxin C, which yields MVLVTRQAPDFTAAAVLGNGEIVENFNLKKHLNGRPAVIFFWPMDFTFVCPSELIAFDHRYEEFKKRGVEIVGVSFDSEFVHNAWRKTPVDNGGIGEVKYPMVADIKRDIMKAYGIEHPEAGVALRGSFLVDKNGVVRHQVVNDLPLGRNIDEMLRMVDALQFHEEHGDVCPAQWEKGKEGMNASPKGVAAYLTKNATGL from the coding sequence ATGGTTCTGGTTACACGTCAAGCCCCTGACTTTACTGCTGCAGCTGTTCTTGGTAATGGTGAAATCGTTGAGAATTTCAACCTGAAAAAACATCTGAACGGCCGTCCAGCTGTGATCTTCTTCTGGCCAATGGACTTCACTTTCGTTTGCCCTTCAGAACTGATTGCATTCGACCATCGCTATGAAGAATTCAAAAAACGCGGCGTAGAGATCGTTGGTGTTTCTTTCGACTCAGAATTTGTTCATAACGCATGGCGTAAAACTCCTGTTGATAACGGCGGTATCGGTGAAGTTAAATATCCGATGGTTGCTGATATCAAACGCGACATCATGAAAGCTTACGGCATCGAGCACCCAGAAGCGGGCGTTGCTCTGCGTGGTTCTTTCTTAGTTGACAAAAACGGTGTTGTTCGTCACCAAGTGGTTAACGACCTGCCATTAGGCCGTAACATCGACGAAATGCTGCGTATGGTTGACGCGCTGCAATTCCACGAAGAGCACGGTGATGTTTGCCCAGCTCAGTGGGAAAAAGGTAAAGAAGGCATGAACGCATCTCCAAAAGGCGTTGCTGCTTACCTGACTAAGAACGCAACTGGTCTGTAA
- the ggt gene encoding gamma-glutamyltransferase gives MIKNAWRPSLLLISLLASHQLYAASEPAVEATKGMVVSSQHLASQIGADILKAGGNAVDAAVAVGYAQAVVNPCCGNIGGGGFMTLHLADGKDIFINFRETAPKAASADMYLDKDGKLIKDASLYGYLASGVPGTVKGLDYALEKYGTMSRQQVMAPSIKLAREGFILTRGDTDVLDTTTERFKQDPEVARIFLKPDGSAYQPGDLLVQTDLANTLENIANKGPIAFYEGDIPKIVEVASKKNGGILTAQDFADYSISDTTPVSCTYRGYKFISAPPPSSGGVTICETLNILEGYDLKEMGFNSAEYIHTLTEAMRHAYMDRNTFLGDPAFVDNPTGKLLSKQYAADLRKEIVPNKATPSTKVQPGVGPHEKPETTHYSVVDDKGNAVSTTYTINGRFGSVVIPPGTGFFLNDEMDDFTTKVGEKNLYGLVQGERNSIAPGKRPLSSMSPTIVTKDGKVFLVLGSPGGSRIISITLQTALNIIDHGMPPQEAVNAPRIHHQWLPDEVYYEQRGVSKDSLALLDKMGYKMVEQTPWGAAELIMIGIPDGAGVSAKSSGNDSAVSGKVREGFIYGSNDVRRPAGSAVGVN, from the coding sequence ATGATAAAAAATGCATGGCGCCCTTCTTTACTACTAATTTCTTTGCTGGCTTCCCATCAACTTTATGCAGCTTCCGAACCCGCAGTTGAAGCAACAAAAGGGATGGTTGTCTCCTCTCAACACCTCGCTTCACAAATTGGCGCTGACATTTTAAAAGCCGGAGGAAATGCGGTGGATGCAGCGGTGGCCGTTGGCTACGCCCAAGCAGTCGTTAACCCTTGCTGTGGCAATATTGGTGGTGGTGGTTTTATGACACTGCACCTTGCGGATGGCAAAGATATCTTTATTAACTTTCGAGAAACAGCCCCAAAAGCTGCCAGCGCCGATATGTATTTAGATAAAGACGGCAAACTTATCAAAGATGCCAGCCTATACGGATATCTTGCTTCAGGAGTTCCGGGCACAGTAAAAGGTTTAGATTACGCCCTTGAAAAATACGGAACCATGAGCCGTCAACAAGTGATGGCCCCCTCAATTAAACTCGCTCGAGAAGGCTTTATTCTAACCCGTGGCGATACCGACGTCCTCGACACCACGACCGAACGCTTCAAACAAGATCCTGAGGTTGCTCGGATCTTTTTAAAACCGGATGGAAGTGCTTACCAACCGGGAGACTTACTTGTACAAACCGATTTGGCAAACACACTGGAAAATATCGCTAATAAAGGTCCCATTGCATTCTATGAAGGGGATATTCCTAAAATCGTAGAAGTCGCATCGAAGAAAAATGGCGGGATCCTAACAGCTCAAGACTTTGCTGATTACTCTATCTCAGATACCACTCCCGTTAGCTGCACCTACCGTGGTTACAAATTTATCTCTGCCCCACCACCAAGTTCGGGCGGCGTAACTATCTGTGAAACCCTCAATATTTTAGAAGGTTATGACCTCAAAGAGATGGGCTTCAACTCCGCTGAATACATTCATACGCTGACAGAGGCGATGCGCCACGCTTATATGGATCGCAATACATTCTTAGGCGACCCTGCATTTGTAGATAACCCGACAGGTAAACTGCTCAGCAAACAATACGCCGCCGACCTGCGCAAAGAGATTGTGCCAAATAAAGCGACGCCATCCACTAAAGTTCAACCAGGAGTGGGACCACACGAAAAACCGGAAACCACCCACTATTCTGTTGTGGATGACAAAGGCAATGCTGTTTCAACCACTTACACCATTAATGGTCGATTTGGCTCTGTAGTGATCCCACCGGGTACAGGTTTCTTCCTGAATGACGAAATGGATGATTTCACCACCAAAGTTGGTGAGAAAAATCTATATGGGTTAGTGCAAGGAGAAAGAAACTCTATCGCCCCCGGTAAGCGCCCACTATCATCAATGAGCCCGACAATTGTGACTAAAGATGGCAAAGTATTCTTAGTACTCGGCTCACCGGGAGGCTCAAGGATTATTTCGATTACCTTGCAAACCGCATTAAATATTATTGACCACGGTATGCCGCCACAAGAAGCGGTGAATGCCCCTCGCATTCACCATCAATGGCTACCTGACGAGGTTTATTATGAGCAACGCGGCGTCTCCAAAGACAGTTTAGCGCTACTCGATAAGATGGGTTATAAAATGGTGGAGCAGACCCCATGGGGCGCTGCTGAGCTAATTATGATCGGCATTCCTGACGGTGCGGGTGTGAGTGCGAAATCTTCCGGCAACGACTCTGCTGTTTCTGGCAAAGTCCGTGAAGGCTTTATTTACGGCTCCAACGATGTTCGTCGCCCGGCAGGTAGTGCAGTGGGTGTGAATTAA
- the secF gene encoding protein translocase subunit SecF has product MAQDYTVEQLNYGRKVYDFMRWDNVAFSISIVLLIASCVIIGVKGFNWGLDFTGGTVIEINLSQPADLDKIRDSLSNSSHKDPLIQNFGSSRDIMIRLPPVEGVAGQEVGKEIITIINENVDEQATVKRIEFVGPSVGAELAQTGALALLTALICILIYVGFRFEWRLAAGAVLALAHDVVITLGILSLFHIEIDMTIVASLMSVIGYSLNDSIVVSDRIRENFRKIRRGTPYEIMNVSLTQTLSRTIMTSATTLLVVLMLYLFGGAMLEGFSLVMLIGVTIGTVSSIYVASALALKMGMKREHLIQAKVEKEGADQDSLLP; this is encoded by the coding sequence GTGGCACAGGATTATACTGTTGAACAATTGAACTATGGTCGTAAAGTCTATGACTTTATGCGCTGGGACAACGTTGCCTTTAGTATTTCTATCGTTTTACTGATCGCTTCTTGCGTGATTATCGGTGTAAAAGGCTTTAACTGGGGACTTGATTTTACGGGCGGTACTGTCATTGAAATCAACCTTAGCCAGCCAGCTGATTTGGATAAAATTCGAGATAGCTTGTCTAACTCGAGCCATAAAGATCCATTAATCCAGAACTTTGGTAGCAGCCGTGACATCATGATCCGTTTACCGCCAGTTGAAGGCGTAGCGGGTCAAGAAGTCGGTAAAGAGATCATTACTATCATCAATGAAAACGTTGATGAGCAAGCAACAGTTAAGCGTATTGAATTCGTAGGACCAAGCGTAGGTGCTGAGTTAGCACAAACAGGGGCATTAGCGTTATTAACGGCGCTTATCTGTATCCTGATCTACGTTGGTTTCCGTTTTGAATGGCGTTTAGCGGCAGGTGCCGTATTGGCACTGGCTCACGACGTGGTAATCACCTTAGGTATTCTATCTCTATTCCATATTGAGATTGATATGACTATTGTGGCGTCATTGATGTCAGTTATCGGTTACTCCCTTAACGATAGTATCGTGGTATCTGACCGTATTCGTGAAAACTTCCGTAAGATCCGTCGCGGTACACCATACGAAATCATGAACGTCTCTTTGACCCAAACATTGAGCCGTACCATCATGACATCAGCAACAACGTTATTAGTGGTTCTGATGCTGTATTTATTTGGTGGAGCGATGTTAGAAGGTTTCTCACTGGTTATGTTAATCGGTGTGACAATTGGTACGGTTTCATCTATCTACGTAGCTTCTGCATTAGCACTGAAGATGGGGATGAAGCGTGAGCACTTAATTCAGGCGAAAGTCGAGAAAGAAGGCGCAGACCAAGATTCTTTATTACCATAA
- the ribD gene encoding bifunctional diaminohydroxyphosphoribosylaminopyrimidine deaminase/5-amino-6-(5-phosphoribosylamino)uracil reductase RibD: MLEQDRIYMARAFELAKKGRFTTSPNPNVGCVIVREGEIVGEGYHQKAGEPHAEVHALRMAGDKAKGATAYVTLEPCSHHGRTPPCAEALINAGIARVVAAMQDPNPQVAGRGLFMLSQAGIDTASNILLEEAEALNRGFLKRMRTAFPYIQLKLAASLDGKTALANGESKWITSPAARKDVQALRAQASAILSTSNTVLADDPALTVRWNELPADVQAQYPEETLRQPIRIVLDRHNRVKPQHKVTQLEGECWLIRPTPDITETWQGNVEQLAIPADDNGIDLVILMMQLAKRNVNSIWVEAGAKLAGSLLKLGLVDELIVYIAPKLLGDTARGLVSLPELSALSDAPQFEFTDVEKVGNDLRVRLRPVW, encoded by the coding sequence ATGCTTGAACAAGACCGTATCTACATGGCCCGAGCCTTTGAGTTGGCAAAAAAAGGGCGTTTTACGACATCACCAAACCCGAATGTAGGCTGCGTGATTGTGCGCGAAGGTGAAATCGTTGGCGAAGGCTATCATCAAAAAGCGGGAGAGCCGCATGCAGAAGTCCATGCACTTCGAATGGCGGGTGATAAAGCCAAGGGCGCGACAGCTTACGTGACCCTTGAGCCTTGTAGCCATCATGGTCGCACCCCCCCTTGTGCAGAGGCATTAATTAATGCGGGGATCGCCCGTGTCGTCGCTGCAATGCAAGACCCTAACCCTCAAGTGGCTGGTCGCGGTTTATTTATGCTCTCTCAAGCTGGAATCGACACAGCCAGCAATATTCTGTTAGAAGAAGCTGAAGCTCTCAACCGTGGCTTTTTAAAGCGTATGCGTACCGCATTTCCTTATATTCAATTAAAACTTGCGGCATCATTAGATGGCAAAACCGCATTAGCGAATGGGGAAAGTAAGTGGATCACGAGCCCTGCGGCGCGTAAAGATGTTCAAGCACTGCGGGCTCAAGCCAGCGCTATTTTGAGTACCAGTAATACCGTGCTTGCGGATGATCCTGCTTTGACGGTGCGTTGGAATGAATTACCTGCGGATGTTCAAGCGCAATACCCAGAAGAAACATTACGCCAACCCATTCGTATCGTGTTAGACCGCCACAATCGCGTGAAACCCCAACATAAAGTGACGCAGTTAGAAGGTGAATGCTGGCTAATTCGCCCAACACCGGATATCACAGAAACATGGCAGGGGAATGTCGAACAACTCGCTATTCCTGCGGATGATAATGGCATCGATTTAGTGATTTTGATGATGCAATTAGCGAAACGTAATGTGAATAGTATCTGGGTAGAGGCGGGCGCTAAGCTTGCAGGTTCACTATTAAAGCTAGGTTTAGTCGACGAACTGATTGTCTATATTGCACCTAAATTACTTGGGGATACCGCTCGTGGATTAGTGAGTCTCCCTGAATTAAGCGCGTTATCAGATGCGCCTCAATTTGAATTTACTGACGTTGAAAAAGTCGGAAATGACCTTCGCGTCAGGTTACGCCCTGTATGGTAA
- the tgt gene encoding tRNA guanosine(34) transglycosylase Tgt has product MKYELQTTDGNARRGRLIFERGVVETPAFMPVGTYGTVKGMTPEEVKETGAQILLGNTFHLWLRPGQEIMKLHGDLHDFMQWQGPILTDSGGFQVFSLGAMRKIKEEGVHFRNPINGEKVFLSPEKSMEIQYDLGSDIVMIFDECTPYPADWDYAKTSMEMSLRWAARSRQRFDELNNKNALFGIIQGSVYEDLRDISVKGLVEIGFDGYAVGGLAVGEPKEDMHRILEHVCPQIPAEKPRYLMGVGKPEDLVEGVRRGIDMFDCVMPTRNARNGHLFVTNGVVKIRNAKYKSDTSTLDADCDCYTCRHYSRAYLHHLDRCNEILGARLNTIHNLRYYQRLMAGIREAIEAGNFEQFASDFYEKIGKPQPSLNRE; this is encoded by the coding sequence GTGAAATATGAATTACAGACAACCGACGGCAATGCGCGTCGTGGTCGCCTGATTTTTGAACGCGGTGTGGTAGAAACTCCGGCGTTCATGCCAGTAGGAACTTACGGCACGGTTAAGGGGATGACTCCTGAAGAAGTGAAAGAAACCGGTGCTCAAATTTTACTGGGTAACACCTTCCACTTATGGCTACGTCCGGGTCAAGAAATCATGAAATTACATGGTGACCTGCACGATTTTATGCAATGGCAAGGACCAATTCTGACGGACTCAGGCGGCTTTCAAGTCTTTAGTCTCGGCGCAATGCGTAAAATTAAAGAAGAAGGCGTTCATTTCCGTAATCCAATTAATGGTGAAAAAGTCTTCTTAAGCCCTGAAAAATCTATGGAAATTCAATACGATCTCGGTTCCGATATCGTGATGATTTTCGACGAATGTACACCGTACCCAGCAGATTGGGATTACGCAAAGACATCAATGGAAATGTCATTGCGTTGGGCTGCTCGTAGTCGTCAGCGCTTTGATGAATTGAACAATAAAAACGCACTGTTTGGGATTATCCAAGGCAGTGTTTACGAAGATTTACGCGATATCTCTGTGAAAGGGCTGGTGGAAATTGGCTTTGATGGTTACGCTGTAGGCGGCTTAGCAGTCGGCGAACCAAAAGAAGATATGCACCGTATTTTAGAGCATGTATGTCCACAAATTCCGGCAGAAAAACCACGTTACCTAATGGGCGTTGGTAAGCCGGAAGATTTAGTGGAAGGCGTACGTCGCGGTATCGATATGTTTGACTGCGTGATGCCAACGCGTAATGCACGTAATGGTCATCTATTTGTGACTAACGGCGTGGTGAAAATTCGTAATGCTAAGTATAAGTCTGATACATCAACTCTTGATGCGGATTGTGACTGTTATACTTGTCGCCACTATAGTCGAGCATATCTACACCATCTTGACCGTTGTAATGAAATTCTGGGTGCGCGCCTCAATACCATTCATAATTTACGTTACTATCAACGCTTAATGGCCGGTATTCGTGAAGCCATTGAAGCTGGAAATTTTGAACAGTTTGCCTCTGATTTTTATGAGAAGATTGGGAAACCTCAGCCTTCATTAAATAGAGAGTGA